A region from the Methanofollis liminatans DSM 4140 genome encodes:
- a CDS encoding carboxylate--amine ligase, whose amino-acid sequence MKVLLTDGNYKHTLAAVRSLGKQGVDVGVVSHISCSISFYSRYCKSRHSAPDPKKDPSYAQKVLDIVKKDHYDVLLPISYAAVMQLSGIRDELEDHVHLPIADPAALDLAGHKDETVKIAEKVGVRVPKTYYPRSVPEVRELARELRYPVVVKGAEEAGYVGYANTPKELISRFSSISRYLPIVQEYIPGDGYGFFALYNHGEPRAIFMHRRIREYPVTGGPSTCAESIFDPELKRCGLAMLDELRWHGVAMVEFKKDAQNGEYVLMEINPKFWGSLDLAIASSVDFPYLACKMALDGDIKPVFEYQVGTRFRWLFPGELFHAMTNPRAIPQIAREFFDGRTRSDVEPADIVPNVVEIGMTGAEFLLRVAQGRFWRAHGQVRR is encoded by the coding sequence ATGAAAGTACTTCTGACTGACGGGAATTATAAACATACCCTTGCTGCAGTTCGATCCCTTGGCAAACAGGGGGTGGACGTCGGTGTCGTGTCACACATTTCCTGCAGTATATCTTTCTATTCACGATACTGTAAATCTCGCCATTCTGCTCCGGACCCAAAAAAAGACCCTTCCTATGCGCAAAAAGTTCTTGATATCGTTAAAAAGGATCATTATGACGTGCTCCTCCCTATCAGTTACGCCGCTGTCATGCAGCTTTCCGGGATAAGAGATGAACTGGAAGACCACGTACACCTTCCCATAGCTGATCCTGCTGCTCTAGATCTAGCCGGTCATAAGGACGAGACTGTTAAAATTGCGGAAAAAGTAGGTGTGCGTGTACCAAAAACCTATTATCCCCGCAGTGTTCCCGAAGTTCGGGAACTTGCGCGAGAACTACGATATCCTGTTGTTGTAAAGGGTGCTGAGGAGGCCGGGTATGTCGGCTATGCAAACACGCCGAAGGAACTGATCTCCCGGTTTTCATCGATATCGAGGTACCTGCCGATCGTGCAGGAATACATCCCTGGCGATGGCTATGGGTTCTTTGCCCTCTATAATCATGGAGAGCCGCGGGCGATATTTATGCACCGGCGAATCAGGGAATACCCCGTCACCGGTGGGCCGAGCACCTGCGCGGAGAGTATCTTCGACCCGGAGCTGAAGCGATGCGGACTGGCAATGCTGGACGAACTCAGGTGGCATGGCGTCGCCATGGTTGAGTTCAAAAAGGATGCACAGAATGGGGAGTACGTGCTGATGGAGATCAACCCGAAGTTCTGGGGATCTCTGGACCTTGCCATTGCTTCCAGTGTGGACTTTCCCTATCTTGCGTGCAAGATGGCACTGGACGGGGATATCAAACCTGTCTTTGAGTATCAGGTTGGCACGAGGTTCAGGTGGCTCTTTCCTGGGGAACTGTTCCATGCGATGACAAATCCCCGCGCGATACCCCAGATTGCGCGGGAATTTTTCGATGGCCGTACGCGTTCGGATGTTGAACCGGCTGATATCGTACCAAATGTCGTGGAGATCGGGATGACCGGCGCAGAGTTCCTCCTCAGGGTGGCGCAGGGCAGGTTCTGGAGGGCTCATGGACAGGTTCGTCGCTGA